A single window of Gammaproteobacteria bacterium DNA harbors:
- a CDS encoding insulinase family protein — MPRLFLIILLCAAWTAAASPGEVHEFKLDNGLKLIVKEDHRAPVVVSQVWYKVGSSYEHSGVTGLSHVLEHMMFKGTRKHGPNEASRIISANGGRENAFTGRDYTAYYQQLEKSRLPVSFELESDRMRNLLLKQEEFVKEVQVVMEERRLRTDDDPESLTYEHFAATAFHNGPYQNPVIGWMDDLENMTLDDLKQWYKTWYAPNNATVVVVGDVQPEEVFALAKKYFGPLKPSKLMPLKPRREVEQKGLRRAIVKAPAELPYLIMGYQTPSLTAAQDTDWEPYALEVLSGILSGGNSARLAKHLVREERIAASAGAGYNLYSRVPDLFTIEGTPAQGRSVAELEQALRDQIKRLQDEPVSEAELARIKAQVVAGKVYEQDSTFGQAMQIGTLVTVGLDWRLQDSYLDRINAVTAQQIQQVARNYLNDDRLTVAVLEPLPLDPNKKPRGPSDGHLGGGNVR; from the coding sequence ATGCCCAGATTATTTCTCATCATACTGCTCTGCGCCGCTTGGACGGCCGCCGCCTCGCCTGGCGAGGTCCATGAATTCAAACTGGACAACGGTCTTAAATTGATCGTCAAGGAGGATCACCGCGCGCCGGTGGTCGTCTCACAGGTCTGGTACAAGGTCGGCTCCAGCTACGAGCACAGCGGCGTCACCGGGCTATCGCATGTACTGGAACACATGATGTTCAAGGGCACCCGCAAACACGGTCCCAATGAGGCCTCGCGCATCATCTCCGCCAACGGCGGCCGGGAAAACGCCTTCACCGGCCGCGACTACACGGCGTATTACCAGCAACTGGAAAAATCGCGCCTGCCGGTGAGCTTCGAACTGGAGTCCGACCGCATGCGCAACCTGCTGCTCAAGCAGGAGGAGTTCGTCAAGGAGGTCCAAGTGGTGATGGAGGAGCGCCGGCTGCGCACCGACGACGACCCCGAATCGCTCACCTATGAGCATTTCGCCGCCACGGCGTTTCATAACGGCCCTTACCAGAACCCGGTGATCGGCTGGATGGACGATCTCGAGAATATGACTCTCGATGATTTGAAGCAGTGGTACAAAACCTGGTATGCGCCCAACAACGCCACCGTGGTGGTGGTAGGCGATGTGCAGCCCGAGGAGGTGTTTGCTCTCGCCAAGAAATATTTTGGGCCGCTCAAACCCAGTAAATTGATGCCGCTTAAACCGCGCCGCGAGGTCGAGCAAAAGGGCCTACGGCGGGCGATAGTGAAGGCCCCGGCCGAGCTGCCATATCTCATCATGGGTTACCAGACGCCGTCGCTGACTGCTGCGCAAGACACGGACTGGGAACCCTATGCCCTGGAGGTGTTGTCGGGAATTCTGTCCGGCGGCAACAGCGCGCGACTCGCCAAGCACCTGGTGCGCGAAGAACGCATCGCCGCGAGCGCCGGTGCGGGGTATAACCTGTATTCCCGCGTCCCTGATCTGTTCACGATCGAGGGCACGCCCGCACAGGGCCGCAGCGTCGCCGAGCTTGAGCAGGCGCTGCGTGACCAGATCAAACGCCTGCAGGACGAGCCAGTGAGCGAGGCGGAGCTTGCCCGCATCAAGGCGCAGGTCGTGGCCGGCAAGGTCTATGAGCAGGACTCCACCTTCGGCCAGGCGATGCAGATCGGAACCTTGGTGACCGTCGGCCTCGACTGGCGGTTGCAGGATAGCTATCTCGATCGCATCAACGCGGTCACCGCACAACAGATCCAACAGGTCGCGCGTAATTATCTGAACGACGACCGGCTCACCGTCGCAGTGCTGGAACCGCTCCCCCTCGACCCCAACAAGAAACCGCGCGGGCCGTCGGACGGTCACTTAGGAGGCGGCAATGTACGTTAG
- a CDS encoding insulinase family protein, which produces MYVRLWNPLTPHPSRLTPDSAVSSTVTRWILFLFLLLPLAAQAGPQIEQWQTQNGARVYFVAAPELPMVDVRMVFDAGSARDGGKPGLAALTNGLLDDGAKTADGELNADQIAERFADLGAQFGTGADRDMASISLRSLTKSELLQPALQTVATILTQPSFPQNGFEREQSRVLTHLQAQEQSPGEIAGKTFFKAVYGEHPYATQALGNPDSIKQLTRDDLIAFHNRYYVARNAVVAIVGAVTRKEAEAIAGTLAGKLPEGEAAPALPKVAGLESAQNVQIPYSSAQTHILVGQPGISRNDPDYFPLVVGNHILGGNGLVARLAEEIREKRGLSYSTYSYFQPMREPGPYTLGLQTRNEQTEAALKVLRDTLKNYVENGPTPAELKAAKQNITGGFALRIDSNANLLDYLALIGFYQLPLDYLDGYNRKVEQVTLEQIRDAFKRRIKPEQMVTVIVGGGAQANQN; this is translated from the coding sequence ATGTACGTTAGGTTATGGAACCCCCTCACCCCTCACCCCTCACGCCTCACGCCTGACTCTGCCGTAAGCAGTACGGTTACGCGATGGATTCTGTTTTTGTTCTTGCTGCTGCCCCTGGCAGCCCAAGCCGGGCCGCAGATTGAACAGTGGCAAACCCAAAACGGCGCGCGCGTCTACTTTGTCGCAGCGCCGGAATTACCCATGGTGGACGTGCGGATGGTGTTTGATGCGGGCAGCGCACGCGACGGCGGCAAGCCCGGGCTCGCCGCGCTGACCAACGGCCTGCTCGACGACGGCGCCAAGACGGCTGACGGCGAGCTTAACGCCGATCAGATTGCTGAGCGCTTCGCCGATCTCGGCGCGCAATTCGGCACCGGCGCGGACCGTGACATGGCGAGCATCAGCCTGCGCAGCCTGACCAAATCCGAGCTGCTGCAGCCGGCCTTGCAGACCGTCGCGACGATCCTGACGCAGCCGAGCTTTCCGCAAAATGGCTTCGAGCGCGAGCAGAGCCGGGTGCTTACCCATCTCCAGGCGCAAGAACAATCCCCCGGCGAGATAGCCGGCAAGACCTTCTTTAAGGCCGTGTACGGCGAACATCCGTATGCCACGCAGGCGCTCGGCAATCCGGACAGCATAAAGCAACTCACCCGCGATGACCTGATCGCCTTTCACAACCGCTATTACGTGGCGCGCAATGCCGTGGTCGCCATCGTCGGCGCGGTCACGCGCAAGGAGGCGGAGGCTATTGCCGGGACGCTGGCAGGCAAGCTGCCCGAAGGCGAGGCCGCCCCGGCACTGCCAAAGGTGGCCGGCCTGGAGAGCGCCCAGAACGTGCAGATTCCGTACAGCTCCGCACAGACCCACATCCTGGTCGGCCAGCCCGGCATCAGCCGCAACGACCCCGACTATTTCCCGCTGGTCGTCGGCAATCACATCCTCGGCGGCAACGGCCTGGTCGCACGGCTTGCCGAGGAAATCCGCGAAAAGCGCGGACTCTCCTACAGCACCTATAGTTACTTCCAGCCGATGCGTGAACCGGGGCCATACACCCTCGGCCTGCAAACCCGCAACGAACAGACCGAAGCGGCCCTCAAGGTGTTACGAGATACGCTGAAAAACTACGTCGAGAATGGCCCGACTCCCGCCGAGCTCAAAGCCGCCAAGCAGAATATCACCGGCGGCTTTGCGCTGCGCATAGACAGCAACGCCAATCTGCTCGACTATCTTGCGCTGATCGGTTTTTACCAGTTGCCGCTCGACTACCTGGACGGCTACAACCGCAAGGTCGAGCAGGTTACCCTGGAACAGATCCGCGACGCCTTTAAGCGCCGCATCAAACCTGAACAGATGGTCACGGTCATCGTCGGTGGCGGCGCGCAAGCCAACCAAAACTAA